A region from the Sphingomonas brevis genome encodes:
- a CDS encoding Pycsar system effector family protein, producing MSEGSGEPKLVSPDDPVFPKEVHNLLVAANATNITLSGMADTKASILMGASFVVFSMSISDIADGKASLPLLVLTLFSFIATVFGVLTIRPNKMVVTKDPIPREKINILFFGSYTNANRQEYIDEMMKVLSSEEETYRRLTADLYDHGKVLRDDKFSWLYWSFTLFLLGMVLTALAVVYQLVMH from the coding sequence ATGAGTGAAGGCAGCGGCGAACCCAAGTTGGTCAGCCCGGACGATCCGGTCTTCCCGAAGGAGGTCCACAACCTCCTCGTCGCGGCCAATGCGACCAATATCACCCTGTCCGGCATGGCAGATACCAAGGCGTCGATTTTGATGGGCGCAAGCTTCGTCGTTTTCTCGATGTCGATCAGCGACATCGCCGACGGCAAGGCCAGCCTGCCATTGCTGGTCCTGACCCTGTTCTCCTTCATTGCGACCGTATTCGGGGTGTTGACGATCCGCCCGAACAAGATGGTTGTGACCAAGGACCCGATCCCGCGCGAGAAAATCAACATCCTGTTCTTCGGCAGCTACACCAACGCCAACCGCCAGGAATATATCGACGAGATGATGAAGGTCCTTTCGTCGGAAGAGGAAACCTATCGCCGATTGACCGCTGATCTCTATGACCATGGCAAGGTCCTGCGCGACGACAAGTTCAGCTGGCTCTACTGGAGCTTCACATTGTTCCTGCTGGGCATGGTGCTCACCGCCTTGGCAGTCGTCTATCAACTGGTCATGCACTAG